A genomic window from Silene latifolia isolate original U9 population chromosome 11, ASM4854445v1, whole genome shotgun sequence includes:
- the LOC141614520 gene encoding uncharacterized protein LOC141614520, with protein MTFKGWSSICKPWLEGGYNVKELLSSNKALLCKWVWQLTQNRDGIWDRWNRTYNYRDHSFWDAQVRSWHAESWRDIIKTKNSLLEIAGSSANAQRMLNACVSHGQFRVGKAYHLFRDKGRSTRWVAALTAPCVFPKHRLCTIQAGQRQLPTVDNLSKRGFFHTNWCCLCCQAAESHRHLFFRCPFSLQVMNSMLLWLSSSVLGDANDIKNCLYKLLGGGKKQNWRNDVAASCVAGTVYEVWNARNTRIFGGATNTPAQIATSLQQTLKLRFSDNSDRQMQNWLATRI; from the coding sequence ATGACTTTCAAGGGGTGGTCCTCCATTTGCAAGCCTTGGTTAGAAGGTGGATACAATGTCAAGGAATTGCTAAGCTCGAATAAAGCGCTCCTTTGCAAGTGGGTCTGGCAGCTCACTCAAAACAGAGACGGAATATGGGACCGTTGGAACCGTACTTACAACTATAGAGACCACTCTTTTTGGGATGCTCAGGTTAGGAGCTGGCACGCCGAAAGCTGGCGCGATATTATCAAAACGAAAAATTCCCTTCTTGAAATTGCTGGTTCAAGCGCTAATGCTCAACGGATGCTGAACGCTTGCGTCTCTCACGGTCAGTTCAGGGTTGGAAAAGCGTACCATTTATTCAGGGATAAGGGCCGCTCCACGAGGTGGGTTGCTGCCCTCACGGCCCCTTGTGTCTTTCCCAAGCATCGTTTGTGCACCATTCAAGCAGGGCAACGTCAACTCCCAACTGTTGACAACTTAAGCAAACGGGGTTTCTTCCACACCAACTGGTGCTGCCTTTGCTGCCAAGCCGCTGAGTCCCACCGGCATCTTTTCTTCCGGTGCCCCTTCTCGCTCCAGGTGATGAACTCCATGCTTCTCTGGCTTAGTTCCTCGGTTTTAGGGGacgcaaatgatattaaaaactGCTTATACAAGCTGCTGGGAGGAGGAAAAAAGCAAAATTGGAGGAACGATGTGGCCGCAAGCTGTGTTGCAGGTACGGTCTACGAAGTCTGGAATGCGAGAAACACCCGTATATTTGGTGGAGCTACGAACACCCCTGCCCAGATTGCTACTTCTCTGCAGCAAACGTTAAAGCTCAGGTTTTCGGACAACTCAGATAGACAAATGCAAAACTGGCTGGCAACTAGAATCTAA